From the genome of Thermoflexus hugenholtzii, one region includes:
- a CDS encoding transposase, with the protein MPTVCLRFRFEEHPKIRALMEACADIQRQAVDYALENGKTATFTLIKALYPSLRAQHPDLHSSLIYGAIRSGARIVHGFRNRQRRGKTRADRPEIRRPSVYLVQQTVKIEWDGETLTVTIPVSPRDPEPIVLTFRPHHKYRRLLDEWKAGRARMGEPTLTAHSLSIPLKFPDPIPYEPEGVIGIDSNEGNLTAFVTSTGEIREIDTGYVGKVNRDHLRREIKGTRGKHNPKAKKKIASKHRMIRREKTENFWHHLALALIAWALGMKAALVLEDLKGMKERIGKGKSRRMRQRLLNFWSIMTFHRILVHKARFYGVPVIWVDPQNTSRACPVCGRVVDRLRGHALACPCGVRMGRHEAAAVNIARRGVEFLEGSGLRGRGRWATPVAGPLASG; encoded by the coding sequence ATGCCGACGGTCTGTCTGCGGTTCCGATTCGAGGAGCATCCCAAAATCCGCGCTTTGATGGAGGCCTGCGCCGACATCCAGCGGCAGGCCGTCGACTACGCCCTGGAAAACGGCAAAACCGCCACCTTCACCCTCATCAAAGCCCTCTACCCCTCCCTGCGCGCGCAGCATCCGGATCTCCACTCCAGTCTCATCTACGGGGCGATCCGATCCGGCGCCCGGATCGTCCACGGCTTCCGAAACCGGCAGCGGAGAGGGAAGACCCGGGCGGACCGGCCGGAGATCCGGCGTCCATCGGTCTACCTGGTCCAGCAGACGGTGAAGATCGAATGGGACGGCGAGACCCTGACCGTCACGATCCCGGTCTCCCCCCGGGATCCGGAGCCCATCGTCCTCACCTTTCGCCCTCACCACAAGTATCGCCGGCTGCTGGACGAGTGGAAGGCGGGGCGGGCGCGGATGGGGGAGCCGACGCTCACGGCCCATTCCCTCTCCATCCCCTTGAAGTTCCCCGATCCCATCCCCTATGAGCCGGAGGGGGTGATCGGGATCGACAGCAATGAGGGGAATCTGACGGCTTTCGTGACCTCCACCGGTGAGATCCGGGAGATCGACACGGGATATGTGGGGAAGGTCAACCGGGACCATCTGCGGCGCGAGATCAAAGGGACAAGAGGGAAGCACAACCCGAAGGCGAAGAAGAAGATCGCCTCCAAGCACCGAATGATCCGCCGGGAGAAGACGGAGAACTTCTGGCATCATCTGGCCCTGGCGCTGATTGCGTGGGCGCTTGGAATGAAAGCAGCCCTGGTGCTGGAGGACCTGAAGGGGATGAAGGAGCGGATCGGGAAGGGGAAGTCCAGGAGGATGCGGCAGCGTTTGCTCAACTTCTGGAGCATTATGACTTTCCATCGGATTCTGGTTCACAAGGCGAGGTTTTATGGGGTTCCGGTGATTTGGGTGGATCCGCAGAACACGTCCCGGGCGTGTCCGGTATGCGGCAGGGTGGTAGACCGGCTAAGGGGACACGCCCTGGCGTGCCCTTGCGGGGTGAGGATGGGCCGTCACGAGGCGGCGGCGGTGAACATCGCCCGCAGGGGGGTGGAATTCCTCGAGGGCTCCGGCCTTCGAGGCAGGGGTCGGTGGGCGACCCCGGTGGCCGGTCCTCTGGCCTCGGGATAA
- a CDS encoding YbaK/EbsC family protein, which translates to MSGRGPQDVQAFLDQHLPGTAVRVLEQSTATAPEAAAAVGCPLGAIVKSLLFLADGDPRLVLVAGDRKADQRLLAGLWGISRKRIRIADPETVQQVTGFEVGAVPPVAHATPLPVWIDASLARYEILWAAAGARNALFPITFTDLVRITGGTVAAFTVEDRPVEQGPDADPGH; encoded by the coding sequence ATGTCCGGACGAGGTCCTCAGGATGTGCAGGCGTTCCTGGATCAACATCTCCCCGGAACCGCGGTGCGGGTGCTGGAGCAGAGCACGGCGACGGCCCCGGAGGCCGCGGCGGCGGTCGGATGCCCCCTGGGCGCCATCGTGAAGTCCCTCCTCTTCCTGGCCGATGGGGACCCACGGCTGGTGCTGGTGGCCGGGGATCGAAAAGCTGATCAGCGCCTCCTGGCGGGGCTGTGGGGGATCTCCCGCAAGCGCATCCGCATCGCGGACCCCGAGACGGTGCAACAGGTGACCGGATTCGAGGTGGGCGCGGTGCCTCCCGTCGCCCACGCCACGCCCCTCCCGGTCTGGATCGACGCCTCCCTCGCTCGTTACGAGATCCTGTGGGCGGCCGCCGGAGCGCGCAACGCCCTTTTCCCCATCACCTTCACGGACCTGGTCCGGATCACCGGCGGGACGGTCGCCGCGTTCACGGTAGAGGATCGCCCGGTGGAGCAGGGGCCCGATGCGGATCCTGGCCATTGA
- the tsaD gene encoding tRNA (adenosine(37)-N6)-threonylcarbamoyltransferase complex transferase subunit TsaD, with translation MRILAIETSCDETAAAVVEDGRALRSHVVASQAAFHAKYGGIFPELAARMHVEAIVPVTREALSQAGLSWEAIDAIAVTYGPGLPGSLVVGVSFAKALAFARRKPLIAVNHLEGHLYAHRLRVEGNPPEDLPTPFLALIVSGGHTELIWVRDLLDHRRVGWTIDDAAGEAFDKVARLLGLGFPGGPAIERIAREGDPQAFPFPALPKVDDPLWFSFSGLKTAVLRTVERFQGRPLPVADLAASFQAAVVEQLVTKTLEALRRYEARAILISGGVSANRLLRSEMARRAPVPVVAPPPWLCTDNAAMIGAAAALHARAGHFASLDLEVDPDAKIGSAPWDPGRSRLRD, from the coding sequence ATGCGGATCCTGGCCATTGAGACCTCGTGCGATGAGACGGCGGCGGCGGTGGTGGAGGACGGCCGGGCCCTGCGCAGCCACGTGGTGGCCTCCCAGGCCGCCTTCCACGCCAAATACGGCGGCATCTTCCCGGAGCTTGCCGCCCGGATGCATGTCGAGGCCATCGTCCCGGTCACCCGCGAGGCCCTCTCTCAGGCCGGCCTCTCATGGGAGGCCATCGACGCCATCGCCGTGACTTACGGGCCCGGCCTGCCCGGCTCGCTGGTGGTCGGGGTGAGTTTCGCGAAAGCCCTGGCCTTCGCCCGTCGCAAACCCCTCATCGCCGTCAATCACCTGGAAGGCCACCTCTACGCCCACCGCCTCCGGGTGGAGGGGAACCCCCCGGAGGACCTCCCCACGCCGTTCCTGGCCCTCATCGTCTCCGGCGGCCACACCGAGCTCATCTGGGTCCGGGATCTCCTGGATCACCGCCGGGTGGGCTGGACCATCGACGATGCGGCGGGGGAGGCCTTCGACAAGGTCGCCCGGCTCCTGGGCCTGGGGTTCCCCGGCGGGCCCGCCATCGAGCGGATCGCCCGGGAAGGGGATCCCCAAGCTTTCCCCTTCCCCGCTTTGCCGAAGGTCGACGATCCCCTCTGGTTCAGCTTCAGCGGGCTGAAGACCGCAGTCCTGCGCACCGTGGAGCGGTTCCAGGGACGGCCCCTCCCGGTGGCCGATCTGGCAGCTTCCTTCCAGGCGGCGGTGGTCGAGCAGCTGGTGACGAAGACGCTGGAGGCCCTGCGCCGCTACGAAGCCCGGGCGATCCTGATCTCCGGCGGAGTCTCCGCCAACCGGCTGCTCCGATCCGAGATGGCCCGCCGCGCCCCCGTCCCGGTGGTGGCTCCTCCACCCTGGTTGTGCACGGACAACGCGGCGATGATCGGCGCCGCCGCGGCGCTCCACGCCCGGGCCGGTCACTTCGCCTCCCTCGACCTGGAGGTGGACCCCGATGCGAAGATCGGATCGGCCCCTTGGGATCCCGGGCGCAGCCGCCTTCGGGATTGA
- the glp gene encoding gephyrin-like molybdotransferase Glp, giving the protein MLQTQEWVSVEEARRLILAEFHPLPSESVPLSRALGRILAEDIRAERDLPPFPNSAMDGYAVRAEDVRTASRERPVRLRVRGEAAAGRPFPGVVEPGTAVRIATGALLPNGADAVIPVEDTDDAGGPGRPLPPEIAVFRPAQPGQFIRPAGEDVARGTVALEQGTILTPGALALLAALGRLEVPVHRRPRVAVLAIGDELIEPGRPLPPGCIYETNRTALAAQAVEAGAEPLLLGIARDDPEDLQRLLDEAAAHHPDLILSSAGASVGAYDWVKEVVRRHGELRLWKVRIRPGKPFAFGHYRGIPFFGLPGNPVSAMITFDQFVRPVLRRMSGYPRWERPRIPVHLAEPISSDGRETYFRARIFYEDGRFWARLSGLQGSHILSAMARANGLVILPEGVPALPEGATAMAEVWVDLQDLMSASGTP; this is encoded by the coding sequence ATGCTTCAGACCCAGGAATGGGTGTCGGTCGAGGAGGCCCGCCGGCTGATCCTGGCGGAGTTTCATCCGCTGCCGTCGGAGTCGGTGCCCCTTTCCCGGGCCCTCGGGCGCATCCTGGCGGAGGACATCCGGGCGGAGAGGGATCTGCCTCCTTTCCCGAACTCCGCCATGGACGGCTACGCGGTCCGCGCGGAGGACGTCCGGACGGCGAGCCGGGAGCGGCCGGTCCGATTGCGGGTGCGGGGGGAGGCCGCGGCGGGCCGTCCGTTCCCCGGCGTGGTGGAGCCCGGGACGGCGGTGCGCATCGCCACCGGGGCCCTGCTTCCCAACGGGGCGGATGCGGTGATCCCGGTGGAGGACACGGATGATGCGGGCGGGCCGGGCCGTCCTCTTCCTCCGGAGATCGCCGTGTTCCGGCCGGCGCAGCCCGGACAGTTCATCCGCCCGGCCGGGGAGGATGTGGCCCGGGGGACGGTGGCGCTGGAGCAGGGGACGATCCTGACTCCGGGGGCCCTGGCCCTTCTGGCCGCCCTGGGACGCCTGGAGGTGCCCGTCCACCGCCGGCCGCGGGTGGCGGTGCTGGCCATCGGCGACGAGCTGATCGAGCCGGGCCGTCCGCTTCCCCCGGGCTGCATTTACGAGACCAACCGGACGGCCCTGGCGGCCCAGGCGGTGGAGGCCGGGGCGGAGCCCTTGCTGCTGGGGATCGCCCGGGACGATCCGGAGGATCTGCAGCGGTTGCTGGACGAAGCGGCTGCTCACCATCCGGATCTCATCCTCTCCTCCGCGGGCGCCTCCGTGGGCGCTTACGATTGGGTGAAGGAAGTGGTCCGCCGGCACGGGGAGCTCCGGCTCTGGAAGGTGCGCATCCGCCCGGGGAAGCCCTTCGCCTTCGGCCACTACCGGGGCATCCCCTTCTTCGGCCTGCCCGGGAACCCGGTCTCCGCGATGATCACCTTCGACCAGTTCGTCCGGCCGGTCCTGCGCCGGATGAGCGGCTATCCCCGCTGGGAGCGGCCCCGCATCCCGGTGCACCTGGCCGAGCCGATCTCCAGCGACGGTCGGGAGACGTATTTCCGCGCGCGCATTTTCTATGAGGATGGCCGGTTCTGGGCCCGCCTCAGTGGGCTGCAGGGCTCTCATATCCTGAGCGCGATGGCCCGAGCGAACGGCCTGGTCATCCTCCCCGAGGGAGTGCCGGCGCTCCCGGAGGGGGCGACGGCGATGGCCGAGGTGTGGGTAGACCTCCAGGATCTGATGAGCGCATCCGGAACCCCGTAA
- a CDS encoding thioredoxin domain-containing protein codes for MSKRTARSTPTRRPIGLPILIVAAALVGVLALIGYQWWASRPSERVAAVDYPSGLTPDGYPYKGNPEAKIVIEEYSDFQCPVCARYTREVAPRLDAKYVKAGKVYYIFRYFPFLGPESFRAAEAAACAAEQGRFWEYEHVVFANQRGENLGWFSDDRLIGFAARVGLDRGRFENCLLSGKYRDFIRQAAEAGRQRGVRATPTIFINGEKIEGLYDVTFYETYLDTLLQKGP; via the coding sequence ATGAGCAAGCGCACGGCCCGTTCCACCCCGACCCGGCGACCCATCGGCCTGCCGATCCTGATTGTGGCGGCGGCGCTGGTGGGGGTGCTGGCCCTGATCGGCTATCAGTGGTGGGCCAGCCGCCCTTCGGAGCGCGTTGCCGCGGTGGACTACCCGAGCGGCCTGACCCCGGACGGTTATCCCTACAAGGGGAACCCGGAGGCGAAGATCGTGATCGAGGAGTATTCGGATTTCCAGTGCCCGGTCTGCGCCCGCTACACCCGGGAGGTCGCCCCACGGCTGGACGCGAAATACGTGAAGGCCGGGAAAGTGTATTATATTTTCCGGTATTTCCCCTTCCTGGGGCCGGAGTCCTTCCGGGCGGCGGAGGCGGCGGCTTGCGCGGCGGAACAGGGCCGGTTCTGGGAATATGAGCACGTCGTCTTCGCCAACCAGCGGGGGGAGAACCTGGGCTGGTTTTCCGATGACCGGCTGATCGGGTTCGCCGCGCGGGTGGGGCTGGATCGAGGGCGGTTCGAGAACTGCCTGCTCTCCGGCAAATACCGGGATTTCATCCGCCAGGCGGCCGAGGCCGGGCGCCAGCGAGGCGTCCGCGCGACGCCGACGATCTTCATCAACGGGGAGAAGATCGAGGGGCTATACGATGTGACGTTTTATGAGACCTACCTAGACACCCTGCTGCAGAAGGGCCCGTGA
- a CDS encoding vitamin K epoxide reductase family protein: MAQARVAAAKDRLALAQSGLALMGAGVAAYLTWAKLQGEGLVCIGFRGCDVVNNSPYAELLGIPVAAWGLGAYLALALLGGLSWVDRASLRPWTVTLSFALALGGWLFSMYLTAIEAFVLHAWCSWCVTSAILITLLLGVCGLRFYQTFREEG; the protein is encoded by the coding sequence ATGGCGCAGGCAAGGGTGGCGGCGGCGAAAGATCGGCTCGCCCTGGCCCAGAGCGGGCTGGCCCTGATGGGGGCGGGCGTGGCTGCTTACCTGACGTGGGCCAAGCTCCAGGGCGAGGGTCTGGTCTGCATCGGGTTCCGGGGCTGCGACGTGGTGAACAACAGCCCCTACGCGGAACTGCTCGGGATCCCGGTGGCCGCCTGGGGGCTGGGCGCCTATCTGGCCCTGGCCCTCCTCGGCGGCCTCTCATGGGTCGACCGCGCCTCCCTCCGGCCGTGGACGGTGACCCTCTCCTTCGCCCTCGCCCTGGGAGGATGGCTGTTCTCGATGTATCTCACGGCCATCGAGGCCTTCGTCCTCCACGCCTGGTGCAGCTGGTGCGTGACCTCCGCCATCCTCATCACCCTGTTGCTGGGAGTGTGCGGCCTTCGCTTCTATCAGACGTTCCGGGAGGAAGGGTAA
- a CDS encoding aminotransferase class I/II-fold pyridoxal phosphate-dependent enzyme, with protein sequence MRNFIAQRVASIPPSGIRRFFDIAATMKDVISLSIGEPDFVTPEPILKAGVESLLRGETHYTSNSGLIELREALAEHLYRLYGVSYDPESEILITVGVSEALYLAVNAILDPGDEVIIPQPCFVSYAPEVTLAGGVPVTFATRAEEDFQVNPTDVEARITPRTKAILIGYPNNPTGAVMPREKLMAIAALAEKYDLLVISDEIYDRLVYDGTHTCFAALPGARERTILLGGFSKDYAMTGWRIGYAAAPREILAAMRKIHQYTIMSAPTPSQYAALAALRIGEEYVEQMRQEYDRRRRLIVKGLNELGLTCFEPKGAFYAFPSIARTGMSDTEFSERLLMEEKVAVVPGSAFGLGGEGHVRCSYATAYEKIEEALERIARFLKRYG encoded by the coding sequence ATGCGGAACTTCATCGCCCAGCGCGTAGCTTCCATCCCTCCGTCCGGGATCCGCCGCTTCTTTGATATCGCGGCGACGATGAAAGACGTGATCAGCCTGAGCATCGGCGAGCCGGATTTCGTGACGCCGGAGCCGATCCTCAAAGCCGGCGTGGAGTCCCTGCTGCGAGGGGAGACCCATTACACCAGCAACTCCGGGCTGATCGAATTGCGGGAGGCGCTGGCCGAGCATCTCTACCGGCTCTACGGCGTCTCCTATGACCCGGAGTCGGAGATCCTGATCACGGTGGGGGTTTCCGAGGCCCTTTATCTGGCGGTGAACGCCATCCTGGATCCGGGCGATGAGGTGATCATCCCCCAGCCGTGTTTCGTCTCCTACGCGCCGGAGGTGACCCTGGCAGGGGGCGTGCCGGTGACCTTCGCCACGCGGGCGGAGGAGGATTTCCAGGTCAACCCCACCGACGTCGAGGCCCGCATCACCCCGCGCACCAAGGCCATCCTGATCGGCTACCCCAATAACCCCACGGGGGCGGTGATGCCCCGGGAGAAACTGATGGCCATCGCCGCCCTGGCGGAGAAATACGATCTCCTCGTGATCTCCGACGAGATCTACGACCGCCTGGTCTACGACGGGACGCACACGTGTTTCGCGGCGTTGCCGGGGGCCCGGGAGCGAACCATCCTCCTCGGCGGCTTCTCCAAGGATTACGCCATGACGGGGTGGCGGATCGGCTATGCGGCGGCGCCCCGGGAGATCCTGGCGGCCATGCGCAAGATCCATCAATACACCATCATGTCCGCTCCCACCCCTTCCCAGTATGCTGCCCTGGCCGCCCTGCGCATCGGGGAGGAATACGTGGAACAGATGCGCCAGGAATACGACCGGCGCCGGCGGCTGATCGTGAAGGGGCTCAACGAGCTGGGCCTGACCTGCTTCGAGCCGAAGGGCGCCTTCTACGCCTTCCCCTCCATCGCCCGCACCGGCATGAGCGACACGGAGTTCAGCGAGCGTCTGCTCATGGAGGAGAAGGTGGCCGTGGTCCCGGGGAGCGCCTTCGGGCTGGGGGGCGAAGGGCACGTCCGCTGCTCGTATGCCACCGCCTACGAGAAGATCGAGGAGGCCCTGGAGCGCATCGCCCGCTTCCTGAAGCGCTACGGGTAG
- a CDS encoding CoA pyrophosphatase produces MTSSIRTEPTPEAMIQRLREALARPLPGPSAQWEMAPPYRRALLEQTGGLPPEARPAAVLILLYPRGRDLAFPLTRRTDHVAHHKGQISLPGGACEPGESPEAAALRETEEELGFLTSAVGLLGHLTPLYVPPSGFLVYPVVGYLPERPVFHPAPLEVAEVLEATLSWLLDPRHQGEEEWELHGARWRIPVFRLGGHVIWGATAMILAEFRAVAREALDPLRGSHAGARDLARPSGGLVDPAGLGENPQREERTT; encoded by the coding sequence ATGACTTCCTCCATCCGCACGGAGCCGACGCCGGAAGCGATGATCCAACGGCTTCGGGAGGCGCTGGCCCGGCCGCTCCCCGGGCCTTCTGCCCAGTGGGAGATGGCCCCGCCCTATCGTCGGGCCCTCCTGGAGCAGACCGGGGGGCTTCCTCCGGAGGCCCGGCCGGCGGCCGTGCTGATCCTCTTGTATCCCCGGGGCCGTGACCTCGCCTTCCCGCTCACCCGACGGACGGATCATGTGGCCCATCACAAGGGGCAGATCTCCCTGCCCGGGGGCGCATGCGAGCCGGGCGAATCCCCGGAGGCGGCTGCTCTGCGGGAAACCGAGGAGGAGCTGGGCTTTCTGACAAGCGCAGTGGGCCTCCTGGGCCATCTCACCCCCCTCTATGTCCCCCCCAGCGGCTTTCTGGTATATCCGGTGGTGGGCTATCTCCCGGAGCGCCCCGTGTTCCATCCCGCCCCCCTGGAGGTGGCGGAGGTGCTGGAGGCCACCCTCTCCTGGCTGCTGGATCCGCGCCATCAGGGTGAGGAGGAATGGGAGCTTCACGGCGCGCGGTGGCGGATCCCGGTGTTCCGGCTGGGGGGGCACGTCATCTGGGGGGCCACGGCGATGATCCTGGCGGAGTTCCGGGCTGTGGCGCGCGAGGCCCTTGACCCCCTCAGGGGATCCCACGCCGGCGCCCGGGATCTCGCGCGTCCATCCGGAGGCCTTGTCGATCCGGCGGGGCTGGGGGAGAATCCCCAGCGGGAGGAAAGGACAACGTGA
- a CDS encoding phosphoribosyltransferase, with the protein MRFRDRREAGQRLAEALRDLEPEARAGQVVVLGIPRGGVVVAYEVARALGAPLDVVLAHKLGAPGNPELAIGAVAEDGTLWIDPLAVAELEIPPDYIEEETRRQQEELRRRAARFRGLRPPVPVEGRTVVVVDDGIATGATMRVSLRSLRHRGAKRRIAAAPVAPPEMLPRVEAEADAVVVLYTPALFWAVGAFYEQFEQVSDEEVIALLEEAMAWGARS; encoded by the coding sequence ATGCGGTTCCGGGATCGGCGGGAGGCCGGACAGCGGCTGGCGGAGGCGTTGCGGGACCTGGAGCCGGAGGCCCGGGCCGGACAGGTGGTGGTGCTGGGGATCCCCCGGGGGGGCGTGGTGGTGGCCTACGAGGTCGCCCGGGCGCTGGGGGCTCCCCTGGATGTGGTGCTGGCCCACAAGCTGGGCGCCCCGGGCAACCCGGAGCTGGCGATCGGGGCGGTGGCCGAGGATGGAACCCTCTGGATCGATCCCCTCGCGGTCGCGGAGCTGGAGATCCCCCCCGATTACATTGAGGAAGAGACCCGCCGCCAGCAGGAGGAGCTGCGGCGACGGGCTGCCCGCTTTCGCGGGCTCCGCCCGCCGGTTCCGGTGGAAGGGCGAACCGTGGTGGTGGTGGACGATGGGATCGCCACGGGGGCGACGATGCGGGTGAGCCTGCGCTCGCTGCGCCATCGGGGCGCGAAGCGGCGGATCGCCGCCGCCCCGGTGGCGCCGCCGGAGATGCTCCCCCGGGTGGAAGCGGAAGCCGACGCGGTGGTGGTGCTTTACACCCCTGCCCTGTTCTGGGCCGTCGGGGCCTTCTACGAGCAGTTCGAGCAGGTCTCCGATGAGGAGGTGATCGCGCTGTTAGAAGAAGCCATGGCCTGGGGGGCGCGCTCATGA
- the gyrA gene encoding DNA gyrase subunit A — protein MATSNVIQVEIEEQLKAAYLDYAMSVIVARALPDVRDGLKPVQRRILYVMHEMGLHPNAPYKKSARIVGEVLGKFHPHGDMAVYEALARMAQDFTMRYPLVDGQGNFGSVDGDPPAAMRYTEARLTPMAEELLADLEKETVEWVDNFDGSLREPVVLPAKAPQLLINGASGIAVGMATNIPPHNLQEVCDALIHLIDRWEERDEITVEDLMRFIPGPDFPTGGLILGQEGIKAAYATGHGRLVVRAVTRIEEMKGGRWRIVVTELPYQVNKAALIERIAELVREGRIEDIADLRDESDRHGMSIVIELKRGARPQTVLNQLLKFTPLQTTFGVQMLALVDGQPRVLSLKRMLQLFVEHRIQVVTRRTRYDLEKAKARAHILEGLRIALQFLDEVIALIRNAPDAETAKTHLMARFGLTEVQAQAILDMPLRRLAALERQRLEEEYQSLQARIAELEALLADPHKIRMVIRGELQELKEKYGDPRRTRILPEATAEFTVEDLIPDEPVLVLLSQRGYIKRVPVAAYRPQGRGGRGVTGMTTDEEDAVARGLACRALDYLFLFTDQGRAYRIRVYEVPDADRAARGLPIVNLINLAEGERITALVAVPPAWMEGAGDGADRYLVMATRLGKIKRVPLSEFLTVRSSGLVAILLEEGDVLQDVCLSDGRGDLVLVTARGQALRFEEAEVRPMGRAAAGVRGIRLEEGDQVVALDRVDPEGELLVVTAGGFGKRTPFAQYPQKGRATGGVRTVADRLEEIGEIVAARTVRPEDDLVLLTVSGMAIRIPVREVPQAGRAARGSRLIALAETDRLASIARIRPESAPHPTGG, from the coding sequence AGCTCAAAGCGGCTTATCTGGACTACGCGATGAGTGTGATTGTGGCGCGGGCGCTGCCGGACGTGCGGGACGGGCTGAAGCCGGTGCAGCGGCGCATTCTGTATGTGATGCACGAGATGGGGCTGCATCCGAACGCCCCTTACAAGAAGTCGGCCCGCATCGTGGGGGAGGTGCTGGGCAAGTTCCACCCCCACGGGGATATGGCGGTGTATGAGGCCCTGGCCCGGATGGCCCAGGACTTCACCATGCGCTATCCCCTGGTGGACGGGCAGGGGAACTTCGGGTCGGTGGATGGGGATCCGCCGGCGGCGATGCGGTATACCGAGGCGCGGCTGACGCCGATGGCGGAGGAGCTGCTGGCGGATCTGGAGAAGGAGACGGTGGAGTGGGTGGACAATTTTGATGGTTCGCTGCGGGAGCCGGTGGTGCTGCCGGCGAAGGCGCCCCAGCTGCTGATCAACGGGGCTTCGGGGATCGCCGTGGGGATGGCCACCAACATCCCCCCCCACAACCTCCAGGAAGTCTGCGATGCCCTGATCCATCTCATCGACCGCTGGGAGGAGCGGGATGAGATCACGGTGGAGGATCTCATGCGCTTCATCCCGGGCCCGGACTTCCCCACCGGCGGGCTGATCCTGGGCCAGGAGGGGATCAAAGCCGCCTACGCCACCGGGCACGGGCGGCTGGTGGTGCGGGCGGTGACCCGCATCGAGGAGATGAAGGGCGGGCGCTGGCGCATCGTGGTGACGGAGCTGCCCTATCAGGTGAACAAGGCGGCCCTCATCGAGCGGATCGCCGAGCTGGTCCGCGAAGGGCGCATCGAGGACATCGCCGACCTGCGCGACGAGTCCGACCGCCACGGGATGAGCATCGTCATCGAGCTCAAGCGCGGCGCCCGGCCCCAGACGGTGCTCAACCAGCTCCTGAAGTTCACCCCCCTTCAGACCACCTTCGGGGTCCAGATGCTGGCCCTGGTGGACGGCCAGCCTCGGGTCCTCTCCCTTAAGCGGATGCTGCAGCTGTTCGTCGAGCACCGGATCCAGGTGGTGACCCGGCGGACGCGCTACGACCTGGAGAAGGCGAAGGCGCGGGCCCATATCCTGGAGGGGCTACGGATCGCCCTCCAGTTCCTGGACGAGGTGATCGCCCTCATCCGCAACGCCCCCGATGCGGAGACCGCGAAGACACACCTGATGGCCCGCTTCGGGCTCACGGAGGTCCAGGCCCAGGCCATCCTGGACATGCCGTTGCGGCGTCTGGCGGCGCTGGAGCGCCAGCGGCTGGAGGAGGAGTATCAAAGCCTGCAGGCCCGCATCGCCGAGCTGGAGGCCCTGCTGGCCGATCCCCACAAAATCCGGATGGTGATCCGCGGGGAGCTGCAGGAGCTCAAGGAGAAATACGGCGATCCCCGCCGCACCCGCATCCTCCCCGAGGCCACGGCGGAGTTCACCGTGGAGGACCTCATCCCCGACGAGCCGGTGCTGGTGCTCCTGAGCCAGCGGGGCTACATCAAGCGGGTCCCGGTGGCCGCCTACCGGCCCCAGGGCCGCGGAGGGCGCGGGGTCACCGGGATGACCACCGACGAGGAGGACGCGGTCGCCCGGGGGCTGGCCTGTCGAGCCCTGGACTATCTCTTCCTTTTCACAGATCAGGGCCGGGCCTATCGGATCCGGGTCTACGAGGTGCCGGACGCGGATCGGGCGGCCCGGGGCCTCCCCATTGTGAACCTGATCAACCTGGCGGAGGGAGAGCGCATCACCGCCCTGGTGGCGGTCCCGCCCGCCTGGATGGAAGGGGCCGGCGATGGGGCGGACCGTTACCTGGTGATGGCCACCCGCCTGGGGAAGATCAAGCGGGTCCCCCTGAGCGAGTTCCTCACCGTTCGCTCCTCCGGCCTGGTGGCGATCCTGCTGGAGGAAGGGGATGTGCTGCAGGACGTTTGCCTCAGCGACGGCCGTGGGGACCTGGTGCTGGTGACAGCGCGGGGTCAGGCGCTGCGCTTCGAGGAGGCGGAGGTGCGCCCGATGGGCCGGGCGGCGGCCGGCGTGCGGGGCATCCGGCTGGAGGAAGGCGATCAGGTGGTCGCCCTGGATCGGGTGGATCCAGAGGGAGAGCTCCTGGTGGTGACGGCGGGAGGTTTCGGGAAGCGCACCCCCTTCGCCCAGTATCCCCAGAAGGGCCGGGCCACGGGGGGCGTGCGGACGGTGGCGGATCGACTGGAGGAGATCGGGGAGATCGTGGCGGCGCGGACGGTGCGTCCGGAGGACGACCTCGTGCTGCTGACGGTCAGCGGGATGGCCATCCGGATCCCCGTCCGGGAGGTCCCCCAGGCCGGCCGGGCGGCCCGCGGCAGCCGCCTGATCGCCCTGGCGGAAACCGACCGGCTGGCCTCCATCGCCCGGATCCGCCCGGAGAGCGCCCCGCATCCGACCGGGGGATGA